A stretch of Peteryoungia algae DNA encodes these proteins:
- a CDS encoding acyl-CoA dehydrogenase family protein, with protein MNRTEEKLAALNQPKPWSGVNAYRSDPLLVDLTSSLSRPLREEYDVIGKYVTSPEAQELARMANASPPQLRTHGVRGERLDVVEFHPAWHALMRRSMASGLHSSVWENAPEARGHEHKARAVRFFLTAQLESGHLCPLTMTSASVAALVASPAVQKEWTPRILSRKYDSSNKPPMQKTAVTIGMGMTEKQGGTDVRTNTTTGERVGEGIYRLSGHKWFMSAPMSDAFVMLAQTKDGMGCFLVPRLLEDGSANGLEFQRLKDKLGNRSNASSEVEFAETFGFLLGSPGDGVRTILDMVTLTRLDCALSSAGMMRASMAEAIHHVRGRVVFGKALIDQPMMTRVLADMALDVAAATALAFRLADSFDKARENPVDAAYARVMTPVAKYWICKIAPGLIYEAMECIGGSGYVEERPIARHYREAPVNAIWEGSGNVMALDVLRVLSRGKDLFETLFAGLERDLGPSGKKTVEVLRAATALAERDEAAGRLLIEQLALAAGAAELYRLGAGKIADAFLESRLAGGWRHTYGVLDARFDSRYVLDLLYPPAT; from the coding sequence ATGAACCGGACTGAAGAAAAACTCGCAGCGCTGAACCAGCCCAAGCCTTGGTCCGGCGTCAACGCCTATCGCTCCGATCCGCTGCTCGTCGATCTGACCTCGTCTCTCTCGCGTCCGCTGCGCGAGGAATACGACGTCATTGGCAAATATGTGACCTCGCCTGAAGCCCAGGAACTGGCCCGCATGGCCAATGCCAGCCCGCCTCAGCTCAGAACCCACGGCGTGCGCGGCGAACGTCTTGACGTTGTCGAGTTTCACCCGGCCTGGCATGCCCTCATGCGTCGCTCGATGGCCTCAGGCCTGCATTCCTCCGTCTGGGAAAATGCGCCGGAAGCCCGCGGCCACGAACACAAGGCCCGCGCCGTCCGCTTCTTCCTGACGGCCCAGCTCGAATCGGGGCATCTCTGCCCGCTGACCATGACCAGCGCTTCGGTCGCAGCCCTTGTTGCCTCCCCGGCCGTGCAGAAGGAATGGACGCCGCGCATCCTGTCGCGCAAATACGACAGCAGCAACAAGCCGCCGATGCAGAAGACTGCCGTGACAATCGGCATGGGAATGACGGAAAAGCAGGGCGGCACGGATGTGCGCACCAATACCACCACCGGAGAACGGGTGGGCGAGGGGATCTACCGTCTCTCCGGCCACAAATGGTTCATGTCGGCCCCGATGAGCGATGCCTTCGTCATGCTCGCGCAGACCAAGGACGGCATGGGCTGCTTCCTGGTGCCACGCCTTCTGGAGGATGGCTCGGCCAACGGGCTCGAATTCCAGCGCCTGAAGGACAAGCTCGGCAACCGTTCCAACGCCTCCTCCGAGGTCGAATTCGCCGAAACCTTCGGCTTCCTCCTCGGTTCGCCCGGCGACGGCGTGCGCACCATCCTCGATATGGTTACGCTGACCCGCCTCGATTGCGCGCTCTCCTCTGCCGGCATGATGCGCGCCTCCATGGCCGAGGCCATTCACCACGTCCGCGGCCGCGTCGTTTTTGGCAAGGCGCTGATCGATCAGCCGATGATGACGCGTGTTCTGGCCGACATGGCGCTCGACGTTGCGGCCGCGACGGCGCTTGCCTTCCGTCTCGCCGACAGCTTCGACAAGGCGCGGGAAAACCCGGTCGATGCGGCTTACGCCCGCGTCATGACGCCGGTTGCCAAATACTGGATCTGCAAGATCGCGCCAGGATTGATCTACGAAGCCATGGAATGCATCGGCGGCAGCGGCTATGTCGAGGAGCGGCCGATTGCGCGCCACTACCGCGAAGCCCCGGTGAACGCGATCTGGGAAGGCTCCGGCAATGTCATGGCGCTGGATGTCTTGCGGGTCTTGAGCCGTGGCAAGGATCTCTTCGAAACACTCTTCGCCGGCCTTGAGCGGGATCTCGGTCCGTCCGGCAAGAAGACCGTCGAAGTCCTGCGCGCAGCGACGGCTCTTGCCGAACGCGACGAGGCCGCCGGCCGACTGCTTATCGAGCAGCTGGCACTCGCGGCCGGTGCCGCCGAGCTTTACCGACTGGGCGCCGGCAAGATCGCCGATGCCTTCCTCGAATCACGCCTCGCCGGCGGCTGGCGCCATACCTATGGCGTGCTCGATGCGCGCTTCGATTCTCGCTATGTGCTCGACCTGCTCTATCCGCCCGCCACCTGA
- a CDS encoding AEC family transporter — protein sequence MLIIFESILPIFLLVILGVVLKRTPLINASFWGGLEQFGYFVLFPALLFQTLSTADFSATDSGSVGIVSLLAVGVMTGIVLACWPLLKRSGMGGPAYTSVFQTSTRWNGFMALAIAEKLTGTMGLTVIAVIMASIIVPLNLINVGIMVWFSGESRNFKTFAFKIITNPIIIGAAAGVVVNLSGWTVYAPFMTAVDLIASASLGLGLVTVGAGLRIADALKPQPSVLLTVMLKLIVFPVVAVSLALTFGLSGEIVVMVALGAAVPTAMNGYVLAKQMGGDADLYAAAATVQTVAAFFTIPVMLYLAAQVAGG from the coding sequence ATGCTCATCATCTTCGAAAGCATCCTGCCCATCTTCCTGCTTGTGATTCTCGGGGTCGTGCTCAAGCGTACACCCTTGATCAACGCGAGCTTCTGGGGAGGGCTCGAGCAGTTCGGCTATTTCGTGCTTTTCCCTGCCCTGCTCTTCCAGACGCTTTCGACCGCAGATTTCTCCGCGACGGACAGCGGCAGCGTCGGCATCGTCTCCCTGCTTGCCGTCGGCGTGATGACGGGGATCGTACTGGCTTGCTGGCCGCTCCTGAAGAGGAGCGGCATGGGAGGCCCGGCCTATACCTCCGTCTTTCAGACCTCGACGCGCTGGAACGGCTTCATGGCGCTCGCCATTGCGGAGAAACTGACCGGGACCATGGGGCTGACGGTCATCGCGGTCATCATGGCGTCCATTATCGTGCCGCTGAACCTGATCAATGTCGGGATCATGGTGTGGTTCTCAGGGGAAAGCCGCAATTTCAAGACATTCGCCTTCAAGATCATCACCAATCCCATCATCATCGGTGCCGCCGCCGGCGTCGTGGTGAACCTCTCCGGCTGGACGGTCTACGCACCATTCATGACGGCGGTCGATCTCATCGCGAGCGCTTCCCTCGGGCTGGGGCTGGTCACTGTTGGTGCAGGGCTGCGGATCGCGGACGCGCTGAAGCCACAGCCGAGCGTCCTGCTCACGGTCATGCTGAAGCTGATCGTGTTCCCGGTCGTTGCCGTCAGCCTCGCCCTCACCTTCGGTCTTTCCGGTGAAATCGTGGTGATGGTTGCGCTGGGGGCAGCCGTTCCTACGGCGATGAACGGCTATGTGCTGGCCAAGCAGATGGGCGGCGATGCCGACCTCTATGCGGCAGCGGCCACCGTGCAGACAGTCGCGGCTTTCTTCACCATCCCTGTCATGCTCTATCTCGCCGCTCAGGTGGCGGGCGGATAG
- a CDS encoding DUF6105 family protein yields MKTLLLLWALPITILGAWYGLSYYNMSFGIFMLTRDAHDLVFQIYGNVLGIAPETIPPLVARAIIVDSLILFAIIGFRRRRQIKAWWLARQAKSSDVSDMRASPESLSSAP; encoded by the coding sequence ATGAAGACACTTCTGCTCTTGTGGGCATTGCCCATCACGATCCTCGGCGCCTGGTACGGTCTGTCCTATTACAACATGAGCTTCGGCATCTTCATGCTGACGCGCGACGCGCATGACCTCGTCTTCCAGATCTACGGAAACGTGCTGGGCATTGCGCCCGAAACGATACCGCCGCTGGTCGCGCGCGCCATCATCGTCGACAGCCTGATTCTCTTCGCGATCATCGGCTTTCGCCGCCGCAGGCAGATCAAGGCCTGGTGGTTGGCACGTCAGGCAAAATCGTCTGACGTGTCGGACATGCGGGCGAGCCCCGAAAGCCTGTCCAGCGCACCCTGA
- the ruvX gene encoding Holliday junction resolvase RuvX — translation MATLTIEELAERLQPGEAIAGLDLGTKTIGLSASDLGRRFATPRPVIKRVKFTQDAEVLLAFAAKEKIVAFVIGLPVNMDGSSGPRVQATRAFVRSMSEKTDIPFVYWDERLSTVAAERALLEMDVSRAKRSERIDSAAASFILQGALDRLSGLARMSDTSDDFA, via the coding sequence ATGGCGACACTGACGATCGAGGAACTGGCGGAACGGTTGCAACCCGGCGAGGCGATTGCCGGGCTCGACCTCGGCACGAAGACGATCGGGCTATCGGCCTCCGATCTCGGTCGCCGCTTCGCCACCCCTCGCCCTGTTATTAAGCGGGTGAAATTCACTCAGGATGCCGAAGTGCTTCTGGCCTTCGCGGCGAAGGAAAAGATCGTTGCCTTCGTGATCGGCCTGCCGGTCAACATGGACGGCTCGTCGGGGCCGCGCGTGCAGGCAACCCGTGCTTTCGTGCGCTCGATGTCGGAGAAGACCGACATTCCCTTCGTCTACTGGGACGAGCGGCTGTCGACGGTGGCTGCGGAACGGGCGCTGCTCGAGATGGATGTGTCGCGGGCCAAGCGCAGCGAACGGATCGATTCCGCTGCTGCGAGCTTCATTCTTCAGGGTGCGCTGGACAGGCTTTCGGGGCTCGCCCGCATGTCCGACACGTCAGACGATTTTGCCTGA
- a CDS encoding alkylphosphonate utilization protein yields the protein MADDDYVYDEATGEWRPASEVAAAAAAKPVARDASGTELADGDSVVLIKDLKVKGAGQTLKQGTVIRSIRLTDDPEHIDCRHDAIKGLVLRTEFVRKR from the coding sequence ATGGCCGATGACGACTACGTGTATGACGAGGCAACCGGCGAATGGCGTCCGGCGTCCGAAGTTGCCGCGGCGGCCGCGGCCAAACCCGTGGCCCGCGACGCATCCGGAACCGAGCTTGCCGATGGCGATTCGGTGGTCCTGATCAAGGACCTCAAGGTCAAGGGTGCGGGCCAGACGCTGAAGCAGGGCACGGTCATCCGCTCCATCCGCCTCACCGACGATCCGGAGCACATCGATTGCCGGCACGATGCGATCAAGGGCCTCGTGCTTCGCACCGAATTCGTGCGCAAGCGCTGA
- a CDS encoding metal-dependent hydrolase, with protein MKITWLGHAAFRLDSAKASILIDPFLTDNPGFAGLDLKDMTKGVTHILLTHGHGDHVGDTVQLAGETGATVLANADLAAWLGTKGVDKLEMGNTGGTVNFEGFSVTFTNALHSSAQITEDGVSHALGNANGLMMHFEDEASVLHMGDTDIFSDMKLINELHQPDVGIVPIGDRFTMGGAVAALACQRFFDFKTAIPCHYGSFPIIDQTPEKFVAGMDGTRTRVATPQAGSAIEV; from the coding sequence ATGAAAATCACCTGGCTCGGCCACGCCGCCTTCCGCCTCGATTCGGCCAAGGCATCGATCCTCATCGATCCCTTTCTGACCGATAACCCGGGCTTCGCCGGTCTCGACCTCAAGGACATGACCAAGGGTGTCACGCACATCCTCCTGACCCATGGACATGGCGATCATGTCGGCGACACGGTTCAGCTCGCCGGGGAGACCGGTGCCACGGTCCTCGCCAATGCCGATCTTGCTGCATGGCTTGGCACCAAGGGCGTCGACAAGCTTGAAATGGGCAATACCGGCGGCACGGTAAATTTCGAAGGTTTCAGCGTCACCTTCACCAATGCCCTTCACTCCTCGGCCCAGATTACCGAAGACGGCGTCTCCCACGCGCTTGGCAATGCCAACGGCCTGATGATGCATTTCGAGGACGAGGCCTCCGTCCTGCACATGGGAGACACCGACATCTTCTCCGACATGAAGCTGATCAACGAATTGCACCAGCCGGATGTCGGCATCGTGCCGATCGGTGACCGCTTCACCATGGGCGGCGCGGTCGCGGCACTGGCCTGCCAGCGGTTTTTCGACTTCAAGACGGCGATCCCGTGCCATTACGGGTCCTTCCCGATCATCGACCAGACGCCGGAAAAATTCGTCGCCGGCATGGACGGCACGCGCACCCGTGTAGCCACCCCGCAGGCCGGTTCGGCCATCGAGGTCTGA
- the gatC gene encoding Asp-tRNA(Asn)/Glu-tRNA(Gln) amidotransferase subunit GatC, with translation MSVDLATVKRVARLARIAVSEEDAARMTGELNGILGFVEQLDEVDVTGVEPMTSVMPMAMKKRADIVTDGDKADAIVANAPATDRNFFQVPKVVE, from the coding sequence ATGTCTGTTGACCTCGCCACCGTCAAGCGCGTCGCGCGCCTTGCCCGCATCGCTGTCAGCGAGGAGGATGCCGCGCGCATGACCGGGGAGCTGAACGGCATTCTCGGTTTTGTCGAGCAGCTCGACGAGGTCGACGTGACAGGCGTGGAGCCGATGACGTCGGTCATGCCCATGGCGATGAAGAAGCGCGCCGACATTGTGACCGACGGCGACAAGGCGGACGCCATCGTCGCCAACGCGCCGGCCACCGACCGCAATTTCTTCCAGGTGCCGAAGGTCGTCGAATAA
- the gatA gene encoding Asp-tRNA(Asn)/Glu-tRNA(Gln) amidotransferase subunit GatA, with amino-acid sequence MSELTSLTIAEARDKLAAKEIKAVELTDAYLSAIEGANGALNAYVAVTPEIARDMAKTSDARIAEGKAGVLEGIPLGVKDLFATRDVHTQACSHILDGFKPKYESTVTQNLWDAGAVMLGKLNMDEFAMGSSNESSYYGPAVNPWKAEGSDEKRVPGGSSGGSAVAVAAKLCAGATATDTGGSIRQPAAFTGTVGIKPTYGRCSRFGIVAFASSLDQAGPIARDVRDAAILLKSMASIDPKDTTSVDLPVPDYEKAIGGSVKGMKIGIPREYRIEGMSEEIEALWQQGIAWLKEAGAEIVDISLPHTKYALPAYYIVAPAEASSNLARYDGVRYGLRVDGKDIADMYEKTRAAGFGKEVQRRIMIGTYVLSAGYYDAYYLKAQKVRTLIKRDFELAFEAGVDAILAPITPSSAFAIGDKELAADPVKMYQQDVFTITLNMAGLPGISVPAGLDSKGLPLGLQVIGKPFEEETLFKTAHVIEQAAGKFTPAKWW; translated from the coding sequence ATGAGCGAACTGACAAGCCTCACCATTGCCGAAGCCCGCGACAAACTCGCCGCCAAGGAGATCAAGGCCGTCGAACTGACGGATGCTTATCTCTCCGCGATCGAGGGAGCGAATGGCGCGCTGAACGCCTATGTTGCGGTCACGCCTGAGATCGCCCGCGACATGGCAAAGACATCCGACGCGCGCATTGCCGAGGGCAAGGCCGGCGTACTCGAAGGCATTCCGCTTGGCGTCAAGGATCTCTTCGCCACCCGTGACGTCCACACCCAGGCCTGCAGCCACATCCTTGACGGCTTCAAGCCGAAATATGAATCGACCGTCACCCAGAACCTGTGGGATGCCGGCGCCGTGATGCTCGGCAAGCTCAACATGGACGAATTCGCCATGGGCTCGTCAAACGAGAGCTCGTATTACGGTCCCGCCGTCAACCCGTGGAAGGCTGAAGGCTCGGACGAGAAGCGCGTGCCCGGCGGTTCTTCCGGTGGTTCCGCTGTCGCCGTGGCGGCCAAGCTCTGCGCCGGCGCGACGGCAACCGATACAGGCGGCTCCATCCGCCAGCCGGCCGCGTTCACCGGCACCGTCGGCATCAAGCCGACCTATGGCCGGTGCTCGCGCTTCGGGATTGTCGCGTTTGCCTCGTCGCTCGATCAGGCAGGCCCGATCGCCCGCGACGTCCGCGATGCTGCCATCCTGTTGAAGTCCATGGCCAGCATCGATCCGAAGGATACGACCTCGGTCGACCTGCCGGTGCCAGATTACGAGAAGGCCATCGGCGGCTCGGTAAAGGGCATGAAGATCGGCATTCCCAGGGAATACCGCATCGAGGGCATGTCCGAGGAAATCGAGGCCCTCTGGCAACAGGGCATCGCCTGGCTCAAGGAGGCCGGTGCCGAGATCGTCGACATATCCCTGCCGCACACGAAATATGCGCTGCCGGCCTACTACATCGTGGCACCCGCCGAAGCCTCGTCGAACCTCGCTCGCTATGACGGCGTCCGCTATGGTCTGCGTGTCGACGGCAAGGACATTGCCGACATGTATGAGAAGACGCGCGCCGCCGGTTTCGGCAAGGAAGTCCAGCGCCGCATCATGATCGGCACCTATGTGCTCTCGGCCGGCTACTACGACGCCTATTACCTCAAGGCACAGAAGGTCCGCACGCTGATCAAGCGCGACTTCGAGCTTGCCTTCGAAGCCGGCGTGGATGCGATCCTCGCGCCCATTACTCCGTCCTCGGCCTTCGCCATCGGCGACAAGGAACTGGCGGCTGACCCGGTCAAGATGTACCAGCAGGACGTGTTCACCATCACGCTGAACATGGCGGGTCTGCCCGGGATCTCTGTTCCCGCCGGTCTCGACAGCAAGGGACTGCCGCTTGGCCTCCAGGTCATCGGCAAGCCCTTCGAGGAGGAAACCCTCTTCAAGACCGCCCACGTCATCGAACAGGCTGCCGGCAAGTTCACGCCGGCCAAGTGGTGGTAA
- a CDS encoding GNAT family N-acetyltransferase, protein MVKDFVIRDMVAADADSVGRVGFDAWAANPVLNAFGVDMMVRIRLSFRRFAQEHFSLITIGELGGEIAGWTAREGARDYISDLWVSPVHQGLGIGSALVSATLREMRSEGLKRARIDTHAANESAVRLYQDLGFSIVWRGMQHSPSMGLMVEKVKMQQVF, encoded by the coding sequence GTGGTAAAGGACTTCGTCATCCGTGACATGGTCGCGGCCGATGCTGATAGTGTCGGCCGCGTCGGTTTTGATGCCTGGGCTGCCAATCCGGTGCTGAACGCCTTCGGCGTCGATATGATGGTCCGCATTCGCCTGAGCTTTCGTCGCTTTGCCCAGGAGCATTTCAGCCTGATCACCATTGGTGAACTCGGTGGCGAAATCGCCGGTTGGACCGCTCGCGAAGGTGCGCGAGACTACATATCCGATCTCTGGGTGAGCCCCGTCCATCAGGGTCTCGGTATTGGCTCTGCCCTGGTCTCGGCGACGCTGCGCGAGATGCGCTCGGAGGGCCTGAAGAGGGCACGGATCGATACCCACGCCGCGAATGAAAGCGCCGTCCGGCTCTACCAGGATCTGGGGTTCTCCATCGTCTGGCGCGGCATGCAGCATTCACCGTCCATGGGTCTGATGGTCGAGAAGGTGAAGATGCAGCAGGTGTTTTAG
- a CDS encoding BrnA antitoxin family protein, producing the protein MTISAARLKELQSRSDADIDYSDIPELDDTFFETAALVTPSAKTQITVRLDRDVLEWFRGQGKGYQTRMNAVLKAYMESERRRSR; encoded by the coding sequence ATGACCATCTCCGCCGCTCGCCTTAAGGAGCTTCAGTCGCGGTCGGACGCGGACATTGATTATAGCGATATCCCGGAGCTCGATGACACGTTCTTCGAAACCGCGGCACTCGTTACGCCATCGGCCAAAACGCAAATCACCGTCCGGCTCGACCGGGACGTGCTTGAGTGGTTCCGCGGGCAGGGCAAGGGTTATCAGACACGAATGAACGCCGTCCTAAAGGCTTACATGGAGAGCGAGCGCCGTCGCTCCCGCTAA
- a CDS encoding BrnT family toxin, translating into MIFEGDVLTGVDNRRDYGETRYTSIGTIEKLIVVVVVHTLRGDVTRIISARLANRKERQKYHDHLRRSP; encoded by the coding sequence TTGATCTTCGAAGGCGACGTTCTGACCGGCGTCGACAACCGTCGTGATTATGGCGAGACCCGCTATACCAGCATCGGCACCATCGAGAAATTGATCGTCGTTGTCGTCGTCCATACACTCCGAGGCGACGTGACCCGGATCATCTCAGCTCGTCTCGCGAACCGCAAAGAAAGGCAGAAGTATCATGACCATCTCCGCCGCTCGCCTTAA
- a CDS encoding YjhX family toxin — MDISRIDQRILHLMAQGGWIELHRDDRRKIEKVLCFSRDGWLYPGFDIELFRRLKRLKAISSKQGKPYRITERGLRLVRSELDNR, encoded by the coding sequence ATGGACATTTCACGCATCGACCAGCGTATCCTTCATCTCATGGCACAGGGCGGCTGGATCGAACTCCACCGCGACGACCGACGCAAGATCGAGAAGGTCTTGTGCTTCTCCCGCGACGGCTGGCTCTATCCCGGCTTCGATATCGAGCTTTTTCGAAGGCTGAAACGCCTGAAGGCGATCAGTTCGAAACAGGGCAAACCGTATCGCATTACCGAACGGGGCCTGCGGCTGGTGAGGTCGGAACTGGACAACCGGTGA